GTTCGTTGACTTTTTCGGAGTTGCAATGGACCAAATTTATAATCAAATGGCAAAGCTGAGATATATGTCTGGTGGACAATTAAAGGTGCCACTTACCTTAAGAGCACCAATAGGTGCGGGAATAAGTGCTGCTGCACAGCATTCACAGACGCTTTATTCCATATTTGCGCATGTACCGGGATTAAAAGTAGTTGTACCATCTACACCTTATGACGCTAAAGGTTTATTGATATCATCTATCCGTGATGATAATCCGGTTATATTTTTAGAACATAAGGTGCTATATGGTATAAAAGGTGAGGTACCAGAAGAGGAATACACTATACCACTGGGAAAAGCGGATATAAAAAGAGAAGGAGAGGACGTTACAATAATTGGTTTAGCTAGGACAGTATGGCATAGTTTAGAGGCTGCAGAACAATTATCTAAAGAGGGAATAAGTGCAGAAGTAATAGATGCGAGAACAATAGTGCCTTTTGATAAGGAAACAATAATTAAATCAGTTAAGAAGACTGGAAGAGTAGTGATAGTGGATGAAGACTATGATAGATGTGGATTTGCTTCCTGGGTTTCCGCAATAATTGCAGATGAAGCTTTTGAGTATTTAGATGCTCCAATAAAGAGAATAACGACACCAAATGTACCTATACCGTTTAGCCCTCCCTTAGAACAATACATTTTACCGGACTCCAAGAAAATCATTAATACGGTTAAATCAATACTGGGGTAACTTCCAATTGCCATCAATAGGGATTGTAATTAATCCAGAATCTGGAAGAGATATTAGAAGGATAGTTGGCAAGGCATCTTTCGTGACAAGTTATATGAAAATTGATGTGATAAAACGATTCCTTTTAGGCTTAGACTCAACAAGTTCAGTAGATGAAGTCATATTTATGCCTGATTTTTATGGAATAAGTTTTGATATAATTAATGAAATTAAGGATAATGTAAGCTTCGAGTTAAGTACAATAGATATGAAAGTTGAGAATTCCGCTAATGATACAATTAACGCTGCAAGATATATGGTAAATAGTGGGATAGATATGATAGTGAGTGCAGGTGGGGATGGTACCCTTAGAGCAGTTTATAAAGGGGCAGGAGATAAAGTTCCAATATTGGGACTTTCCTTAGGTACTAATAACGTTTTAGGCGCTTCATACGAACCAACCGTCTTAGGAATAATGTTAGGGTTACTAGTCCGTAATATTAACCCAGATGTTATAGACAAGACCAAAACTATAAAGATCCTAGTTAATGATGAATTTAGAGACTTGGCGTTAGTCGACTTAACATTAGTTGATGGTTGGTATATAGGAGCAAAGGCCATATGGGATGAGTACTCTTTAAGGTATGCATTTATCTCTAAAGGAGAATTAGGAGATATAGGAATACCATCAATAGCCAGTTTCATTAAGCCTATCGGTTTTCAGGATGATTTTGGCCTAATGATAGAGTTTGGTATAGGTAATAGGATAAACGCTATACTTGCGCCAGGATTAGTAAAACAAGTATTTATAAAGGAAATTAAAACGTTAAGAGTAGGTCAAGAAATATCTATACCTAGTGGGAATTATGTTGTAGCGTTTGATGGGGAAAAGGAAATGGTAGTTAACAGTAATGATGAGATAAAAATTAAAATAGATAGAGATGGACCTTTCTTAATTAACGTACCTAGAGCATTAAGTTATATTAGTAGCTATTATAAAAAAGGAGGAGGTGAAATAGAATGGGTAAAGAAGTACTAATGCCCAAATTAGGACTAACTATGACTAAAGGAAAAATTGTTCAATGGAAGAAAAAAGAAGGGGATAGAGTTCAAGAAGGAGAAGATTTAGTTGTAATTGAAACTGAGAAAATAACAACCACAGTAAAAGCCCCAATAAGTGGTGTTTTACTTAAAATTTACGCTAAGGAGGGAGAAGAAGTTCCAGTAGGTCAAATAATAGCATTTATAGGGGAAATTGGAGAACAACCACCATCAATTGCACCTTCCAAGCCCACTATATCAGTAGAATCTCAAAAGCCTATCCAAACTAAAACTGAAGAAGTAAAAGTAACTGAAGTAAGAGCTTCGCCAAGAGCTAGAAGACTTGCAAAAGAGAAAGGCATAGATTTAACCATGGTTAAAGGCACTGGTCCTGGAGGTATGATAACTGAGGAGGATGTTCTGAGAGAATTAGAAGTCATTGAGAAACAGATGAAATTCACTGCTACTGGTCTTAGGGTCAAAGAAGTAATACCAATGAGTCCCATGAGACAAGAGATAAGTAGAAGAATGGTTCAAAGCCTTCAATCTATGGCCCAAGTAACATTAAGTATGGAAATAAACGCTAACTCAATAGTAAAATTAAAGGAAGAAGTAGAAAATAGGAATAATGTAAAGATAACTTATACTGATATTCTAATAAAGGTGGTAGCAATCTTACTTAGAAATCATCCATATCTTAATGCAACCTTAGAAGGAGATCAAATAAAGATAATTGAGGAAATTAACATAGGAGTAGCAGTGGCTTTAGATCAAGGATTAATAGTTCCAGTAATAAGAAACGCAGACACTAAATCAATTATAGAGATATCTAAAGAAAGTCATGAACTCGCAAATAAAGCCAGAGAAAATAAGCTAACTCCAGACGAGGTTGTGGGAGGAACATTTACCATTAGTAATTTAGGCATGTATGACATTGACTCTTTCACACCAATTATAAATCCACCGCAAACTGCTATATTAGGAGTAGGCAGAATAAAGAAAGCACCAATAGTAACGAATGATAGTATATCAGTAGGTTACACTATGTGGCTGAGTCTTACATTTGATCATAGAGTCATAGACGGTCATACTGCAGCTAAGTTCTTAAAAGAGCTTTCGGAAATACTAGAAGATGAAAATAAATTGAAGAGTATAATTAGTTAACTTTATATTAAATTCCATAAACTTCTTTTTTAAGTTTTTTAGGGAAATGACTGTCAAGAGTATCTTACATAACCTTGCTAGCTTCCATATTGAAATATCTAAAATAACATACCACATATTACTCCTTATTCATCTTTAACAGAATACAAAAATGATCATTGCTTTCCTTTTCAGTTTCAGTTGAGAGAAGCTTAGAGAAAGCTTTGAAAGTGTCAAACCATTAAGGCTAAGAAATATCAAGTCTATTCTGGATTCTACTGAAATTGATTTTCATTACAATTCTAAATAGGAAATATCGTTAGGGAAAAATGCTTAGCAAATGTATTGACAATAAAATAGCGTAAAAATTCCTCATCATTTTATTAACGAAATTGCATAAAGGGTTTAATCAAAATGATATGAAACTTTATATAAATGAAAAATATACATATTTATTTATGAAAGTTGTGATAGTAGGTGCAGGTCCAGCTGGAATTTATGCCGCATTAAACTTGTCTAAGCATGCAAAGGTTACCCTAATAGAGAGAGAAGAAAGATTAGGAGGTACTTGCGTACTTTACGGTTGCATACCCACTAAATCTATGCTTCATCCTTTAATATCTTTAAAACAAAAAACTGAATTTACTTTACATAGTCTCAGAGAGAATGCCATAAATTCTATAAACACAATAAGTAAAAATTTAGAACAATTATTACTTAGCCATGATATAGAAGTTATCCACGCTAACGGTTTTTTAAGATCATCTATCGTTAATGCGGGAAACACATCACTTGCAGCTGATAAAATTTTAATCACAACGGGGACAAGAAGGGAAAAATTGGACGGTATTAGATTTACTGAAGATTTAGCTTATAGTAAAGATGATTATAACAGTGTAATTGTGGTAGGTGGAGATGTAGGTGGGATAGAATTAAGCTGGATGATGCGAAAATTAGGAAAAGAGGTCCACTTAATTGATAAGAATAACGCACTTTTGCAGAATGTTGATAATACACTTTCTGAGATAGTAACAAATTATTTAGCTCAGATGGGTGTAAAATTGCATTTGGGAAGAAGTACGTCTAAAATAAACTCCAACTCAGTAGTATTAGAGAGCGGTGAAATAATTTCAGCAGATTCAGTATTCGTCACTTTTGGCAGGAAACCCAATATTGAAGGATTTGAAGAAATTGCCCATAACAAATACATTAATGTTGATGAGTATTTGAGAACACAAGTTCCCAATATCTATGCTGCAGGAGATATAATAGGAACGTTTACTGCACATGAGGCAATATACGGTGGTATTATAGCAGCTAGGAATATTCTGGGTGAAAACAGAGAATTCCTAGTAGAAGGGATACCAAAAGTCATATACATACATCCTCAAATAGCATATGTGGGTGTAATGAGTGGTAAATGCGTCACGTTAAATACATTAAGTTTAACTAGGACTATAATAGAAAGGGAAGATGAGGGATTCCTGAAACTATGCGCAAGAGATGATAGGATAACTGGAGCTGTAGCGTTTATGCCGAATGCTGAAGATGTGATTTCAATTATTTCAATTCTAATACGATATCAAATACCTTTAAAGGATGCTGTGAACCTTGTCTTACCACATCCTTCCTATTTAGAAGCAGTAACTGAAGCTTTGATGAAATTGGAGAGTTAAGAATTGCTTAACTTAAAATTATCTATAATTTAACTTCAAAGATAATTTGTGGTATATCTGTAAATTACCTCAACTTAGTACGCTATCTTCACCCGAAGAGAATGCAAAAATTAATATACTCTATAAATTGTTATGGAAGAAATGTTATTCAGATAATTTGAAGTTCGATATAATTTTAATTTTCAATTTATTATGTATTATAAATTCAATTAAAAGTACTTGTACTCAAATTGATTTTATAATATCTTTTGTCGAATACACTTTAGTCAAATATGCATACCTTAAATATTTAAGGCCAAGAAAATGTTGCGCATCAGTGAAACTATTTACTGCATCATGTGGTATAATTATTTCGTATCCTCTGAAGAACGCATCAGCTGCTGTATGTCTGACGCAAATATCCGTATGCAATCCAGTTAAGATTAAAGTGTTAGCTCCTTCTCCATTATAAAGAGCCCTTAAGATGGAGTCTAGATCTGTATTGTAAAAACCTGAATAACTAGTTTTAGGTACGATGAAATCCACAGTTTTAGGTTCTAATTCTTTTATAACTTCGGCTCCTTTAGTTCCCCTTATCGCGTGCTCTCCCCATCTATGTATTTCAAAATCTGTTACTCTATGCGAATCGTTTGAGTATATTACAGGTATTGAGTGCTCCCTAGCCCAATCCAGTATTGATTGAATGTTAGGAATTATACTCTTAAATCTCTCTCCGCCTAACTTACCATATACAAAATCATTAAGCATGTCAATTACTATTACAGCATATCTCCTCTTATTATCGTAAACGAAAGCTTCCTTTACATCGTTATAGATTTCACTTAAATTAACACTAATATTCTTGAACACTTCTTCCAATCCTTTTCCGTGTTCTATTGCCATAAACTATAATTAATGAGGTAGGTTAAAAATCTTACGAACATAAGTTCGATTAGAAATATCCTTTTTTACTTTATTATAAATAATTTTTATCTTAAAGTTATTTTATAGAGTCCTCCAATTAGCGTTAATATGCCTTGTGGGGTATTTGTAAACTATCTGGTTTGGTACGTTCTTCTCGCTATGAAGAGAATATGAAAGAGTAACGTAGATGTTAAAAAACTCCACAAAGTAGCGTTAATATCAACATAAAGGCTCTTATTTAATAGAAGTCGCAATATACCACATTTTGAAGTTTCTTATTTCACAGTTTTTGCACAGTTCCTTCAATATTTTCTCTACTTTTTCTGGTTCAAAGAAATCTGATTTATTATGAGGAGTTGAAAAAGGTAATACATGAGCGTCAGGAGTGTAATCAACTAATATAATACTACCTCCCTTTTTTTGTTACACGTACCATTTCCCTTATACCATTTTCTATGGAAGTCATATGATGAAGAAGCATAACAGAAACTACGTAGTCAAAGTATTCGTCTGGAAATGGGAGATCTTCAGCTATACCCTGCTTAAAATAGATACCGTCAGTCAATTTTTCCTTTTCTAATTCTAACTTAACCTTTTCTATCGCTTCAGCATCGGCATCGATTGACCAGATTTCTCTGGGTGGAGGTATTATACTAGATAAGAACCTAACATTTCTTCCAAACCCAGTTCCTACATCTAACACCCTTAAGTTACTTTTAATCTTTATTTTAGAAGCTATTTCCCTTCTTATATCTTCTCCAAACCCGTGAAAATCAGAAGAGGGCTGATTAGACGAGCTGACTTTCTTACCTTTATGAATCATATAATATTATAATGTATTTAAGGTATATATCTTTTTTATGAGCATCATATGATTTAAAATCTCAATATCATAACCCTACAATAAAATCCTATCCTAGCTTCTTTCTGCAAATATAAAAATCCATCAGATTGTTAGAGGTGAAACATGTAACGCCTCAACCCTCGTATTGGAGCTTATCGAAATGACGAAAACCGCTCATCCTCCATAACGGTAGTCTACAAATTCAATTCACGAAAAATATTACTTGAGATTTATTTTGAGCTAGCATAAAAAAATTAAAAACTTAAAAAATAAATTGAATTCAAAGAGAGAAAAACATTTGTGAGAGCGTTCAGTAATAAATCTTTCTGTAAAAAATTTTGCATACTCTTATCGTTATCATCTATCATTATTATCGTTCTTTTGAATCTATTCTTGTACCTTATTATCTCGCCATCAAGAAACTCTAGGTATGACACTAGTTCCTTTTCTATTGGTTTTTCCCTCACTTACCATGCTTATCAATTTTTCTGCGTCGTTATAATCGCTTTTCTTTCTCTTAGATCCTTATTTCTTGCTATTAAGTTTAGGTGGGTTTATCCCACGCGAATAACAAAACAAATTGTGGAAAGCTAGCGATATCTATTGGTATACATTATTTTAGTTCTTTCGGTGCCCTAGGGTATTTTTCCCATAATTTGGGATCATGGGAGACTATTATATTTGTTCTTGGCAATTTCATGATGGCCTTAAGCAATCTTATCCTAGTATAATATTCTTCTGCATTCCCTAAAAGCCAACCTTTGCTTTCAAAATCGAATTCTTCTGGTACGTGTATGAAATCTCCAGTAAGTATATAATTATTATCGTTTTGAGTCCTGACTTTTAATAACATTGAACCAGGGGTATGACCACCAAATAGGTAAAGTTCTACTCCCGGTAATATTTCCAAATATTCATTTGTTATAGGTACTATGTTCATCTCGCGTAATATTTCTAAGTCTTTCAGCAAATAAGGGACTGATTTATTCAACCAAACATTTAATAAAGCATGTTTGAGTTCTCTTTCATGAACTATTACTGAAGGTTTGGCGCTCTTAAATAAGTCTAGGTTTCCTGTATGGTCTAGATGTAAATGAGAAAAGACAATGAAGTGTACATCTTCTGGCTTTAGACCTATACTTTTTAGTTGATTTTCTATTTTATTTTCCTCAGAGAATTTAGTTATTGGAAATACATTTAACGCAATTGGCGGCCAACTATCTTTTACTTTCTCTGAAATACCCGTATCAAAGAGAATTATACCATCCTTATGTTCTATTACGGCACTCATTACACTCACTTCAATCCAATTTCTTGGTTTAGGATTATTTTTCATTTCATCTACTGTCATAGGAGTAGGGAGAAACCAAGCTAAATCCGCACCTATTTTTCCATGATCTAGCAAATAAATTTTATTAACACTCATATCTATCTTTTGATTTTTATGGTTTAAAATTTTTGCTATAATAAACTATAATACTCATCTAGTAAAATTTCTAACAATATTTTCTCGGATTTCCTTATATGATATAGAAGAGTATTTGGTCTTATACCTAACTCCTTACTTAGTATTGATAAGTTACAGTTTTTAGGATATTCAAACAATCCCTTATCGTAAGCAATTTTAAGAAATTTCATGTTCCTATCAGTCAACTTATCTATTAGATTCTCTACTTTCTCTAATTCCATCTTTTTGAATGAAAGAAGATTGGACATTTTCTCTAATTTTTCACTAAGACTAGATATTAGAGAGGATTTAACAATTATTTTCCATTTTTCTATTCCATGAAATATTCTATGTGATAGTACTAAAGAGTTTGCTTCGTAAAGTAAATTCGATATGGAGTTCCGTTTTGGGTATATGAATTCCATTATAAAGCCGTAATTATCCAAAAAATCTAATCTAATTATTTTAATACTATTATTATTTCTTAATTCCCTAATTAAGTCCTTGGAGTCCTTACCTATAACCATAACCTTCGAGGAGAAAATGTCTTCATTGTCGAATTCTTGGGACAACAACTTAATGTTAACGTTGTACTTAGCAGTAAGTTCAGTCCAACAGTTTGGGTGGAGGAGATCAACGGATAATACTGAAAATTTTTCCATAATTTAACTTAATAAATAAAAGTATAAAAAATTTATGGAGTATACCACGATAATGGATATGATGAATCATCTATTTCCTTAGCATATATAGAGATTTTTAGCCTTTTTTGCGTCTCAACCATTACTGCAACTTCGTCATTGTAAGTTCCCCTTTTATTAAGACTTGATTCTAATGCACCAGGCTGTGGACCATGAACATGACCACCTCTATGTAGTGTTATATCACCTTTACCTATTCCTCTTCTGCTCATAAATTGTCCTGATGAATAGAAGATAACCTCATCAGCATCTACATTATTATGGTAATATGATATGGGAATTGACTGTGGATGATAATCGAAGAGCCTTGAAACAAATGTACAGATAACAAAACTATTAGCCGTAAAAGTAGTATACACTGTGGGTGGTTGATGTAGTTTACCAGTAATAGGTTCTAAATCGTACACGCTCAAAGCAAATGGATAAAGATATCCATCCCAGCCTATTACATCGAATGGATGTGTGTCTAAATCTACAAATTGAAAACCATTTACTGTTTTAATAACTAATTTATAGTTTCCCTTCTCATTATATGTCTTTAGGCTAGGTAACCTTATGTCTCTATTATAATAGAAAGAACCCTCAATTAACTGTCCATACTCGTTTCTATAGTCTTTGGGAATTTCAATCTGTTTACCTTCAATTATAAATAACTCAGAATATTTCTTAAATGTGAATGTGTATGTAGTTCCTCTTGGAATAACTAAATAATCACCTGGCTTTAGGTCTAATTCTCCAAATTCACTTCTAAACGAGACCTCTCCCTCATGGACGTAATATACTTCATCAAAATCAGCATTCCTGTAAAATAACTTACTCTCCCCCTCATCTATTTTAGCATAGGATAGAAAAGTATCATCATTGAAGAGCAATAAAATACGATCTAAGAAAACATCATTAGACTTTCTTAATTTCAAGGTAGATAACTTATGATGTCTATACCCTGAATCTTTCCACTCTTCAATAACGTTATTCTTCCACTCTCCTAATTTAACTATTCTTGTGGGGGGATTTATGTGATAGAGGAGAGAATATCTACCGCTAAATCCATTTAATCCAAAAACTTCTTCTCTCACTAATTTTTCATCTTTTGTAAATACGGTATGCCTCTTTCTAGGAACTTCACCTTGTCTATAGTAGAATACCATGTATATATTACTTTTAAAGTGGTATTATAAGCATATAATAGAAAAGTTTCAATGAAATGTTTATTTTAAAGGTATATTAAAGAGTATTATATGGTAGAAGAAAAGATAAAACCCGAGTTATTTTGGGTAATGGATTATTATTCTGAATCGGGATTAACAAAAAAGGATTATTATGAGCAAGTAGCAAAGGAAGTAGAGTTTGCGGAGAAATTAGGCTTTAGAGGAGTATGGATAGCAGAACATCATTTCATAGATTACGGCATAGTTCCATCTGCACCTATATACTTATCTTATTTAGCCACTAGAACTAAAAGTATAAGAATTGGACCTGCTGTTTCCACAATAGTATTTAGAAATCCAGTACAGGTTGCTGAGGATTATTCACTGCTGGATACGCTATCAAATGGAAGATTAAATTTAGCCATGGGAAGTGGGTACTTAAAGCATGAATTTGCTGGGTTTAATATACCTCAAGAAGCTAAGAGAGAGATTTTTGACGAAGCGTTAGAGATAATTCTTAGACTAATGAAAGGAGAGAAAGTAAACTTCCATGGCAAATACTTCAAATATGAAAATATAGGGATAAACGTATTGCCCATACAAAAACCCCATCCACCTATTTGGATAGCAGTACTTAGAGCTGAGGCAGCTTACCATGTGGGAAAGAAGGGATTTAACTTAATGATGATACCATATGCGACTGTAGACAGGATAGAAGATATAGTACCGGTAATAAATTCGTATAGAGAAGGTATAAAAGGGAGTAATGCCAGCACAGAAATTTCATTAGCGTTCCACACTCACATCTCTAAATCTTTCCATGATGCAGTAGAGGAATCTAAAGAATATTTACATAGGTATGTATTTTCTAGGCTTTACGCTAAAAGGAGAACATTAGATGAACTATATAATAGTGGATTACTGTTATTGGGAAGTCCAGACGACGTTGCAAATCAAATTTATAAAATATGGAAACTGTCTGGGCTTAATAGGATAATGTTCCTAGTTGATTATGGTATGAAACCATTTACTCTAGTTACTGATATTCTCACTAATATAAGAGAGAAAGTTGCTAAAAGTCTCGAAACTAAAGGCCTTATACTCGACTTTGAGGACAAGTGAAAAATATCATTTTTACCATCAAAAATACAGATCATTACCTTTTTCCTAAATATGGGTTTTCAAAACTTACATTACTTTAAACATTCTCCAACAATAATGACGTGCTAAACTACTGTGGTTTAATGCCAAACCACAAAGCCAAATCTGATCATCCCATTTTTGGTATCATCAATGATTCAGCGTAAGCCATACTTCTGAGCAACTTGGCCGTATTTCCCTCTACGTAATTTTCTCCAAAATCTCCGAAGAATTTATCCCCGATTCTTATTATTGTAGCGATCCTTTTAGGTTTAAATTTAATTTCTTCCCCTAATGCATTTTTCATTGAAATTCTCCCTGAACTAACAGCTACATCAGCTGACATCGGTATATCAATTTCTTCAAATGTTGCACAATCTCCAGCTCCGAACACGTTTTTATGTTCCACAGACTTTAAGTACTCATCAACGATAAGTCTATGATTCTTGTTTTTATGTTGAAATGCATCAATTAATACTGGACCCTTTAGTCCACCAGCGAAGATAGTTAATTCCGACTTAATTTCACCATGAGTAGTTAGAACGGAATTTTTCTTAATTTCTAAGGCTTCAACTCCAAGTAGCAAATTAACTCCTAACTCCGTTAGAATTTTCTTAGCTGTATTTGAGGATGCGGTAGTCATAGTTGGTAATAGTCTATCTCTCCTTTGAATGAGCGTTATTCTTTTACCAGTAACATTAGAGGCAATATTGCCTGCTAGTTCGACACCGGACGCTCCACCACCAATAATTACTATATCCCTAACCTCTTGTATTCTCTTCTTCAACTCTAACGCATCTTGGAGATTCTCTATTTTATGTGCATACTCTTTTGCTCCCTTTAATCTGGGGAGGTTTTGTTGATGCCCTAAACTTATTATTACCTTATCATATGAAATTGATTGACCGTTACTGAGAATTATCCTCCTTTCGTTAAAATCTATTTTAACTACTTCTCCTACTAACACTTTTTCATATTTTACTCTTATATCATCGATATTTTTTAACCCACACGCGAAATCAATAATCCAAGGAGTTAATAGGAAATAATCCTTTTTATCTATCAATAGAGAATTCTTGTTTTGATTATAAGCTGATATTCCTGCAAATCCACCACCTACTATGACAATCATTTAGATCCCTTGTAGCTTTTCTCTAAATATAGAAAGTATATATTCTCCTGCTTGTTTGAATGTTAATTTTGGTGGCATTGGTCTTTCATTAGGGTCTACAATTGCATCCAAAACGGCAGGACCTTCAAAATTTAAGAACTCCTCTATTACTTGCTCAGCATCTTTTGGTTCTTCTAATCTAAAACCTTTAAAACCAATTGCCTCAGCTAATTTTATAAAATCTGGATTATATAAATCAACCCCCCATTCTGGATAGCCCATTACTTCTTGCTCGAATTTTATCATCCCCAGTTTAGAGTTGTTGTATATAACTATCTTTACTGGAAGATCATATTTCTTAGCTGTTATCATTTCCATCATTGTCATTGTAAATCCTCCATCCCCTGTAAATGAAATAACTTGCCTTTGATTATTAACTGCAAAAGATGCACCAACTGCGCCGGGTACTCCTATACCCATAGAGCCTAACCAAGCGGAGAAAACGAAAGTTTGCTCACCAGATGCTCTGAAATGTCTTGCGGTCCACATCGTAACATTTCCGGTATCTGTGATAATTACAGCATCTTTTTTACATTTCTGAGATACTAAATAAGCTATCCTCTGTGGTTTCATTGGCTTTTCTAGACTATTTTCTTGTTTACTTAATGAATCTAACCAATCTTCTTTAGCTCCCTTCATTTCCTCATAAAACTTATCCTTTTTCTCATCTACCTCAATGTCTAAGAAAGAGCTAACTGGCACCGTATATGCTATGTCTACTCCTATTCTTTTACCTATATTACTGCTTTCTATGTCAACTTGTATTACCTTCGCATCCTCAGATAGAAAATTAACATAAGGAAATGAGGTCCCTAGCATTATTAACAAATCAG
The nucleotide sequence above comes from Sulfolobus tengchongensis. Encoded proteins:
- a CDS encoding alpha-ketoacid dehydrogenase subunit beta encodes the protein MRQLTFTDAINEALRQEMERDSSIVLIGEDIGVYGGAFGVTKGLIEKFGSDKVIDTPISEAGFIGAAVGAALAGLRPVVELMFVDFFGVAMDQIYNQMAKLRYMSGGQLKVPLTLRAPIGAGISAAAQHSQTLYSIFAHVPGLKVVVPSTPYDAKGLLISSIRDDNPVIFLEHKVLYGIKGEVPEEEYTIPLGKADIKREGEDVTIIGLARTVWHSLEAAEQLSKEGISAEVIDARTIVPFDKETIIKSVKKTGRVVIVDEDYDRCGFASWVSAIIADEAFEYLDAPIKRITTPNVPIPFSPPLEQYILPDSKKIINTVKSILG
- a CDS encoding NAD(+)/NADH kinase; protein product: MPSIGIVINPESGRDIRRIVGKASFVTSYMKIDVIKRFLLGLDSTSSVDEVIFMPDFYGISFDIINEIKDNVSFELSTIDMKVENSANDTINAARYMVNSGIDMIVSAGGDGTLRAVYKGAGDKVPILGLSLGTNNVLGASYEPTVLGIMLGLLVRNINPDVIDKTKTIKILVNDEFRDLALVDLTLVDGWYIGAKAIWDEYSLRYAFISKGELGDIGIPSIASFIKPIGFQDDFGLMIEFGIGNRINAILAPGLVKQVFIKEIKTLRVGQEISIPSGNYVVAFDGEKEMVVNSNDEIKIKIDRDGPFLINVPRALSYISSYYKKGGGEIEWVKKY
- a CDS encoding dihydrolipoamide acetyltransferase family protein encodes the protein MGKEVLMPKLGLTMTKGKIVQWKKKEGDRVQEGEDLVVIETEKITTTVKAPISGVLLKIYAKEGEEVPVGQIIAFIGEIGEQPPSIAPSKPTISVESQKPIQTKTEEVKVTEVRASPRARRLAKEKGIDLTMVKGTGPGGMITEEDVLRELEVIEKQMKFTATGLRVKEVIPMSPMRQEISRRMVQSLQSMAQVTLSMEINANSIVKLKEEVENRNNVKITYTDILIKVVAILLRNHPYLNATLEGDQIKIIEEINIGVAVALDQGLIVPVIRNADTKSIIEISKESHELANKARENKLTPDEVVGGTFTISNLGMYDIDSFTPIINPPQTAILGVGRIKKAPIVTNDSISVGYTMWLSLTFDHRVIDGHTAAKFLKELSEILEDENKLKSIIS
- a CDS encoding NAD(P)/FAD-dependent oxidoreductase, yielding MKLYINEKYTYLFMKVVIVGAGPAGIYAALNLSKHAKVTLIEREERLGGTCVLYGCIPTKSMLHPLISLKQKTEFTLHSLRENAINSINTISKNLEQLLLSHDIEVIHANGFLRSSIVNAGNTSLAADKILITTGTRREKLDGIRFTEDLAYSKDDYNSVIVVGGDVGGIELSWMMRKLGKEVHLIDKNNALLQNVDNTLSEIVTNYLAQMGVKLHLGRSTSKINSNSVVLESGEIISADSVFVTFGRKPNIEGFEEIAHNKYINVDEYLRTQVPNIYAAGDIIGTFTAHEAIYGGIIAARNILGENREFLVEGIPKVIYIHPQIAYVGVMSGKCVTLNTLSLTRTIIEREDEGFLKLCARDDRITGAVAFMPNAEDVISIISILIRYQIPLKDAVNLVLPHPSYLEAVTEALMKLES
- a CDS encoding isochorismatase family cysteine hydrolase; translated protein: MAIEHGKGLEEVFKNISVNLSEIYNDVKEAFVYDNKRRYAVIVIDMLNDFVYGKLGGERFKSIIPNIQSILDWAREHSIPVIYSNDSHRVTDFEIHRWGEHAIRGTKGAEVIKELEPKTVDFIVPKTSYSGFYNTDLDSILRALYNGEGANTLILTGLHTDICVRHTAADAFFRGYEIIIPHDAVNSFTDAQHFLGLKYLRYAYLTKVYSTKDIIKSI
- a CDS encoding class I SAM-dependent methyltransferase, whose amino-acid sequence is MIHKGKKVSSSNQPSSDFHGFGEDIRREIASKIKIKSNLRVLDVGTGFGRNVRFLSSIIPPPREIWSIDADAEAIEKVKLELEKEKLTDGIYFKQGIAEDLPFPDEYFDYVVSVMLLHHMTSIENGIREMVRVTKKGR
- a CDS encoding N-acyl homoserine lactonase family protein — encoded protein: MSVNKIYLLDHGKIGADLAWFLPTPMTVDEMKNNPKPRNWIEVSVMSAVIEHKDGIILFDTGISEKVKDSWPPIALNVFPITKFSEENKIENQLKSIGLKPEDVHFIVFSHLHLDHTGNLDLFKSAKPSVIVHERELKHALLNVWLNKSVPYLLKDLEILREMNIVPITNEYLEILPGVELYLFGGHTPGSMLLKVRTQNDNNYILTGDFIHVPEEFDFESKGWLLGNAEEYYTRIRLLKAIMKLPRTNIIVSHDPKLWEKYPRAPKELK
- a CDS encoding helix-turn-helix domain-containing protein, with protein sequence MEKFSVLSVDLLHPNCWTELTAKYNVNIKLLSQEFDNEDIFSSKVMVIGKDSKDLIRELRNNNSIKIIRLDFLDNYGFIMEFIYPKRNSISNLLYEANSLVLSHRIFHGIEKWKIIVKSSLISSLSEKLEKMSNLLSFKKMELEKVENLIDKLTDRNMKFLKIAYDKGLFEYPKNCNLSILSKELGIRPNTLLYHIRKSEKILLEILLDEYYSLL
- a CDS encoding homogentisate 1,2-dioxygenase, which encodes MVFYYRQGEVPRKRHTVFTKDEKLVREEVFGLNGFSGRYSLLYHINPPTRIVKLGEWKNNVIEEWKDSGYRHHKLSTLKLRKSNDVFLDRILLLFNDDTFLSYAKIDEGESKLFYRNADFDEVYYVHEGEVSFRSEFGELDLKPGDYLVIPRGTTYTFTFKKYSELFIIEGKQIEIPKDYRNEYGQLIEGSFYYNRDIRLPSLKTYNEKGNYKLVIKTVNGFQFVDLDTHPFDVIGWDGYLYPFALSVYDLEPITGKLHQPPTVYTTFTANSFVICTFVSRLFDYHPQSIPISYYHNNVDADEVIFYSSGQFMSRRGIGKGDITLHRGGHVHGPQPGALESSLNKRGTYNDEVAVMVETQKRLKISIYAKEIDDSSYPLSWYTP